The DNA region TGCCACCTCAACCGGCAATGGCACGACCACGCCGACTCAGACTCGGGACTTCGGCTGGGGCCAACCACCGTCCCCGTCAACGCCACCCAAGAAGCTCGCACCCCATCGCCCGAACAGTTCACGCGAGAAGTCTGCTGGGCCGGCTCGCGCGAATGGATCCGGGATACCCGGCACGGACGCCGTGGCGGCGAGGCGATTAACGATCCTTCCCCAAGCCAAACGAGCGGCAGCGCGCAACGAGATCGCTGCATTGACGACGAAGGGGCGCGGACCCAAGACCGGGTATTCACGTGAGGCGTTTGGTTACGCCTGGACCGACAGTGTGAGCGGAATCCTCTGGGGCTGGAATTCGTGCTCGACTCGCGATGACATCCTCCGTCGTGACCTGAATTCGGTGAAGCAGCGCGACGAGTGCGTCGTTGTGGCAGGGACCTTCACCGACCCGTACACCGGCCAGCGCGAGACGTTCTCAAAGTTCCGTGCGAGCGCCTACCCGGTTGATCACGTCATTCCGCTGAGCTACGGCTGGCAAATGGGCGCAGCATATTGGTCAGCCAACAAGCGCGAGCAGTTCGCCAACGATCCGCTGAATCTCGTGCTCACGACCCAGTCGGTCAACTCCGCCAAAAGCGATTCCGGGCCAGCGAGCTACCTCATCCCCCACAAGGCGATGCGCTGTGCCTACTCGCTTCGTTTTGCCCAGGTTGCGAACAAGTACAAGCTGGCAGTCACTGCTGCGGACAAATCGATGATGGCGGCCCAATGCCGCTAGCGAGAGTGACT from Candidatus Nanopelagicales bacterium includes:
- a CDS encoding HNH endonuclease codes for the protein MNGRSVSWLGWRASAVVAALALVTPILTSCSATSTGNGTTTPTQTRDFGWGQPPSPSTPPKKLAPHRPNSSREKSAGPARANGSGIPGTDAVAARRLTILPQAKRAAARNEIAALTTKGRGPKTGYSREAFGYAWTDSVSGILWGWNSCSTRDDILRRDLNSVKQRDECVVVAGTFTDPYTGQRETFSKFRASAYPVDHVIPLSYGWQMGAAYWSANKREQFANDPLNLVLTTQSVNSAKSDSGPASYLIPHKAMRCAYSLRFAQVANKYKLAVTAADKSMMAAQCR